A region of Saimiri boliviensis isolate mSaiBol1 chromosome 8, mSaiBol1.pri, whole genome shotgun sequence DNA encodes the following proteins:
- the CEP15 gene encoding centrosomal protein 15: MTSLFAQEIRLSKRHEEIVSQRLMLLQQMENKLGDQHTVKASQLQTVETAFKRNLSLLKDLEAAEKSLQTRIHPILRPEVVSLETRYWASVEEYIPKWERFLLGKAPYPFAVENQNEAENTIQNEA, translated from the exons ATGACATCCTTGTTTGCTCAAGAAATTCGCCTTTctaaaagacatgaagaaat agtATCACAAAGATTAATGTTACTTCAACAAATGGAGAATAAATTGGGCGATCAACACACAGTAAAGGCATCTCAGCTCCAAACAGTTGAGACTGCTTTTAAAAGGAATCTTAGTCTTTTAAAG GATCTTGAAGCAGCAGAAAAGTCACTACAGACCAGGATTCACCCAATTCTGCGGCCTGAGGTGGTTTCTCTTGAG actcgTTACTGGGCATCAGTAGAAGAATATATTCCCAAATGGGAACGGTTTCTTTTAGGAAAGGCACCATATCCTTTTGCTGTTGAAAatcaaaatgaagcagaaaatacCATTCAAAATGAGGCATAG